TTATAAAGGCTTATCTGCTGTCTGGATAAGCCTTTTTTTATAGCCATCCCGGAAGCCATTCTATTTTATGGCACCGGGATGGTTTTTATGTTTGGGGGATTGGGATGGTTATTGGGCAGCGATGCGGTAGAAGATTGTTTTGGGCTGGCGGACCTTGTTGGTGGCGCTGGCGCCGGGTCCGATGCCCATAGAAAGAACGAGGTTGTTTGTCCATATAATAGAAGTACCGGTCATGTTAGTTTGTATATATCCCATATTGTTCTGGCTTACGCTCATCACCTTTTCGTTTGAAGTTGCGTTATAACCTTCCAGGACGTAGCGTGTATTTTTTGCACCTGCGGGTACCAGGCTGTTGGGATCGGGCAATTGAATATAATTGCTGAACTGTTGTTTGGAGACACCTGGCATTTTCTTTACCAGTGCGGTTTGGGTACCGCCGAGGGTGTAGTACACCAGGATATCGATGTTCATGACATCGGGCAATGTAGCATCGAGCGTTACGAAACGCACCAGAAGGCTGTCTTTGTCGGGTTTGTGCGAGAGGTCGTTATCGTTGAACAGGGCAGCGGTTCCTGTGTAGAGGAAGTTTGCCATTATAAATTCTTTACCGGGCTGGATATGGACAACCGTATCTGTAATGGCCTGCTTACTATTTTCATTCACGAGTGAGATCTTATGTTCTCCGGCTTTGAGCAAGATAGCGTTTGCGGTACCTGGTTTTACGGGCGTTAATGTATCGCGGGTTTCGCCGTCGATCTTAACGAGTAAAGAGCCGGGAGCAGAGAATGTTGAAGTTGGGCTAAAGCTAACACTTCCGTATCCTACGCCAAGAAGATCTTCTCCTTTACTGCAGGAGGAAGACAATACGATCACAGCAGAGAGTTTTACTACAAGAATAACAAATGCGGAAGTAATGTTTAATGGTTTCATTTTTTTTAATAAGACCCGGAGCTACATAGCTCCGGGTCATTTTTTAATGATAGTCGAATATTGTTAACTTATACCATCCTTAGTAAGGATTTGTTTGAGGCGCATAAGAAGTCCAGTTCTGCACATCCCAACGAGGGCCGCTTGCAGGACCGAAAGCACCTGCATAACCTACGCTGCTGAAGCTGGTTAATGCGCCGCCCGGGTGAGTTACGCTCACGCCGGACAGGGAGAATAAACCATCGGCAGGAGAAGGGCTAAACGGATCGTCGTTATAGCGATAATCGGGAGTAGCTACAGCACCGCAAGCGCAGGTGATGCTGAACGGATTGCTGAGCAACAGGTAGTCGTTAGTGATCAGCGCAGTAGAGCGATCAACAGAAGTACCACCGCTGGCAGGGTTTGTAGCAGCCGTGAATCCGTGAACTGCATCGAAAGCGAAGAGAGAAGGTGCAACAGTAGCAGCGCTATAGTTAACACCTGTAGCGAAGCCACCTACCAAAGAGTTCACGAAAGTGAATTCAGTAGTTTGGCGGAAGAGGGCGCCAACACCAGCGCTACCAGATCCGATAGGACCAGGGGTAGCTGAGTGTCCGATCAGGGTGAGGTTAGACAATACCGGGTGTGTAGGCCTGTTGCCTTCGGTAAGCGCGTTATTGGTATTGTTGTTACACTCGATACCGTTAGGGTTTGTAGAGTAGCCACCAGCGCAAGGCAGTTTAATGCCGGCAGCAAACTGGATAGCACCCTGATAGCCGTTATCGAAGTCGAAGTCATCGTCATCGCAGCCATAGGCGATGAGGTTTTTAGCGTTCACTGAGCCGCCGAAGAATTCGAATGCGTCATCAGCGCCATAAGAAACCTGGATGTTTTCGAGGATAGTAGCAGAACCTACGCCACCGAGTGTAAGGCCGTTAAGTTCGTTATCGGCTTCGAGCACGTCACCTGCGAATTCGATACGAACGTTTCTGAGTGTGCTGGCGCTGGCAGCGTCGGCATTTACAGAAGCATCGTTTGCACCGCCATTGCTACCATACTGGATGCTGGCAGGATATGACAGGAATGAAGAAGAAGGAAGATAAGAAGCGGCGATACCTTCGATAATAACCGTAGGCGCTACGTTGATAGGAGCGCTACCCAGGAGCACTACACCACCCCAGTCACCACGGCCCCTGCTGCATACAGGCTGATCGGTAGTGAAGACGATAGGTGCATCGATTGTACCATCGGCGATAATTTTAGCGCCTTTAGCAGACAGGAGGAAGGAAGGATTTCCTGAAGTGCTTGCTTTACGGCCTTTGATGAAGGTGCCAGGCTGAATAGTAAGCGTGGCATTGTTTACAACGAAAGTAGGACCATCGATGAGCCAAACCCTGTCGTTTGTTAAGGTAAGCGCAGATGATATTACGTTAGGAACAGTAGCAGTAAGAGAAGGCACAGCGCGGCTGTCGAGGTAAGAGCTGCCGGCCCTGTTAAACTCAGGCGTTGCGTCCTTTGTTTCAGTAGTGTTTTTTTTACATCCTGTTGCCACCAGCAAAGCGCAAATAGCGGCAAGAGCTAAAAAGTTGATTCTTGAAGTCATAGTCTTTGGGTTTTAAAAGATAAGCTGCATATGAGGCCGGTGTGCTGTCTTACACCGGGCATCATTGTTGTGTTTTTACGTTTAATTTTTTTTGTTGTTAACGAATACAGACTAGCATTAAAAGCGGTAAATAAAGTTTATCGTGTAGGTAACGCCGAACTTATAACGGCGTACTACGGTGTCATAATCCTTATTAAAAGAAGTTCCTTTAGGATCGTTATATTCTGCCGGGAATGTTGAAGGCTGGCCGGGGTATTGTTCTACGGAAGGTGCGGTTGGTGCAAATCCGAAGGGGTTACCTACGTCGAGCTGGTTTCTATAGAACACTTGTTCCTGGTTGAGCAGATCGTTGATATTGAGTTTTATCTCGGCGCGTTTTTGTTTCAGGAATTTATAGCTCAATTGAAGATCGATAAGGTCGCGGGATCTTTCATATTCATCTGACGCCCTGTCGGGAGAGGCGAATACGATACGTTTGCCATAACGGTTATAAGCGACATTCACTCCGAAGCTATTTCCTGCGTACAGCAGTCCTCCGTTCACGATATAGGGAGACTGACCTGCCAGGGGTCTATTACGCGTGGGTGATACTTTATTTCCATCTTTATCTACGGCATCTCCATCTCTAAAGACAACAGAGGCATCGATCCAGGTGAAGTTTCCTGAGAGGAACAGGCGTGACAGGAAAGCCGAAGAAGGAGAGATGAAGCCAAATGATTTTCTGAAGTCGAATTCCAGTCCTTTATCTTCTGCTTTTTCGAGGTTTTTATACTGGAACACGTTAGGATACAACAGTGTTTCAATAGGGTTTTTGAATTTTTTATAGAAAGCGGAGACGCTGATCACTTCGCCTGGTGACGGAAAGTATTCCAGTCGCAGGTCGGCGTTGTTCACCTGAGTTGTCTGAAGCGGGCTACCTGTAACGGTATTAAAGTAATCGTAGTCGAAGTAGGCGAAGCTGGACAGTTCTCTAAAGTCGGGTCTTGCCAATGTTTTATACCATGCTGCTCGTGCATTGAGTTTACTTGAGATGGCATAGATTGCGTTCACAGAAGGGAGCCAATCTGTTTGATTGATACCTGTTACTGTACGATCGGTTGCCTGTGTTTGTTTATTCCAGACAAAATCGCAGACCTCCTGTTTATTTGCTTCGGCGCGGAGACCTCCTATGAGTCGTAATTGTTTGAGGGGTTTGAGGTCGAGCATCAGGTAACCTGCGTGCAGGCGTTGGATGCCTTCGTATCCCTGGGAAGTTTCGGCTTCGTCGCGGTTGCGTCCCTGTCCGCTTATGGAATGCAGATACAGGTCTTTTGCGAAGTTTTCCTGTGTAAATACCTGGTCGTAGGGAGTTCCTTTTCCATAGTTGCCATCGGAAAAGACGAGCATACGATAGAGATCGGCGCCGAAACTGGCATTACGGGATTTTCCCTGGTATCCTAATTTAAAGGTCTGGTTTAATTTGAGCAGTTTAAACGGCACCTGGAAATTGGCCGCCCAGTTATAAATTTTTTCATTAAGGTTAGCATAAAAGAGGTTACCATTTTTGAGCCTGTTATCAACAAGATCGTAACCGAGGTAGTCTTCGGGTGGTGTTTGTCCGGGCACACCAATATTGAGCCTGGAGACAACGCGGCTATAAGGCTGATCGCGGTCCATTTTGCCTGCTGAAGCAAACCAATCGGCTTTTACTCCTTTTTTACCGATTGCATGTTCGCCACCGAGTTGAGACTGGAAGAGCTGGTTGATGACGGTAACGCTGTTATAGCTATCCTGGCGTGCATCGCTGTTATCGATGTCGATGCCTGTGTATTTCCATAACTGGTCGGAGAACCTGCGGTTATAGGTATTCTGCCAGGTAAATTTATGTTTGCCTATCTGGTAGCCCATATTGAAGCTACCTCCCAGGGTAGTCGCATATTTGTTGGCGGTACCTGCGTAGTCGAATTTAAACGGATCGTGGAGGTCTCTTTGCTGGATAGTTTGTTCGTTACGATAGGTTAATGCAGCCACCAATCCCAGGCGGCTATCGTTTGAAAAAGGCATTACCCTTCCGAGCTGCACCTGATAGTTCTGGGTTGGCATTGCCGTATATTTTTTCAGTGTCCAGTTTTCGGGCATGGTGCTGAGGAACTGGTGCATTTTCTGGCGATTGGGGTCGCTGGCGGGTGTTGTTCTTGACACTTTTGATTCCATGTTATTGTATTCGCCCCATGACATGCCTTCCGGTTTTTTATGGACATCGGATGCAAATCCGATCCAGGCGTTGTTCCCCCTGTTGAGGCCTATCATATCCTTTCCCGTGCTTTGCGTATTATAGCCTGTGCCTACAGTGAGCTGGAGGAAGTTTTCGGCAGGGATGTCTTTGGTTTCAACGAGTACGAGGCCACCGGAGAATTCGCCTGTGAGGTCGGGAGTAGCGGTTTTATTGACCACTACCCTATCGAGGATGGAGCTGGGCACCATATCGAAGGCGAAGTTGCGCCTGTTGGGTTCGGAGCTGGGGAGCATGGCGCCGTTGAGCAGTACGTTGTTATAACGTTCGCTGAGGCCGCGTACCACAACATATTTGTCTTCGGTGACCTGGAGGCCGCTGATCCTTTTCAATACCTGGGCGGTATTGTTATCGGGGGTACGGCTTATTTGTTCTGCAGTGATACCATCGGACACGGATGCACTGTTTTTCTGGCGGATATAAAGACCCTCTACAGAAGCCCTTTTATAACTGGTGGATACCACTACGTTGCTGAGAGATTTATCTTCCAGTGTCAGCAGTACGTTGAGGCTGGTATTCTGGTCGGCGGTAACGGTGATATCGGTAACGCGTTTTACCTGGTAGCTCATGAAGCTTACTTCCATGGTATATACACCCGGGGTGAGACTTAGCTGATAAGCACCGTCGGCACCGCTTTGTGTTGTTGCTGCTGATGGTATGATCTTGATAACGGCACCTGGTAAGGATTCGCCTTTTTCGCCGAGGACGAGGCCGGAGATCTTGCCGGCTGCGATTTTTTGGATGTTC
The Filimonas effusa genome window above contains:
- a CDS encoding TonB-dependent receptor — its product is MKHKRCLLALSLLLILAIQTVNAQTNTTAKKGARITLDLTGANLNEVLQQLQSQSGCQFFYDQEAARKVTVDKLSFSRLPVSDALRQLREKLPLAYDIRGNEISVRIETKEKFSHRNIQKIAAGKISGLVLGEKGESLPGAVIKIIPSAATTQSGADGAYQLSLTPGVYTMEVSFMSYQVKRVTDITVTADQNTSLNVLLTLEDKSLSNVVVSTSYKRASVEGLYIRQKNSASVSDGITAEQISRTPDNNTAQVLKRISGLQVTEDKYVVVRGLSERYNNVLLNGAMLPSSEPNRRNFAFDMVPSSILDRVVVNKTATPDLTGEFSGGLVLVETKDIPAENFLQLTVGTGYNTQSTGKDMIGLNRGNNAWIGFASDVHKKPEGMSWGEYNNMESKVSRTTPASDPNRQKMHQFLSTMPENWTLKKYTAMPTQNYQVQLGRVMPFSNDSRLGLVAALTYRNEQTIQQRDLHDPFKFDYAGTANKYATTLGGSFNMGYQIGKHKFTWQNTYNRRFSDQLWKYTGIDIDNSDARQDSYNSVTVINQLFQSQLGGEHAIGKKGVKADWFASAGKMDRDQPYSRVVSRLNIGVPGQTPPEDYLGYDLVDNRLKNGNLFYANLNEKIYNWAANFQVPFKLLKLNQTFKLGYQGKSRNASFGADLYRMLVFSDGNYGKGTPYDQVFTQENFAKDLYLHSISGQGRNRDEAETSQGYEGIQRLHAGYLMLDLKPLKQLRLIGGLRAEANKQEVCDFVWNKQTQATDRTVTGINQTDWLPSVNAIYAISSKLNARAAWYKTLARPDFRELSSFAYFDYDYFNTVTGSPLQTTQVNNADLRLEYFPSPGEVISVSAFYKKFKNPIETLLYPNVFQYKNLEKAEDKGLEFDFRKSFGFISPSSAFLSRLFLSGNFTWIDASVVFRDGDAVDKDGNKVSPTRNRPLAGQSPYIVNGGLLYAGNSFGVNVAYNRYGKRIVFASPDRASDEYERSRDLIDLQLSYKFLKQKRAEIKLNINDLLNQEQVFYRNQLDVGNPFGFAPTAPSVEQYPGQPSTFPAEYNDPKGTSFNKDYDTVVRRYKFGVTYTINFIYRF